A single Streptomyces sp. Edi2 DNA region contains:
- a CDS encoding VanZ family protein, with the protein MFSAIFKNQTGFIVTAALAVLLVAALCFWLARRAGRRPWSHAALGAAVTAEVALTLFLPSGAAAAEASRVCVINRNYAEPFATQQGLLNLLLFAPIGFFGLMALRTLFPVVAGSILLSLCTELLQTLVPGISRGCDSSDLQMNALGGLVGTAFAWAALRLAKRPAISPRRHVRATALTSATILVAAGIAAATWVTPVAVDATSLQFTGDKEKAAAHRAIRQAFGDRYKISNVQLQAGVDDSPDILLIALNEGSAELTWPDASQLNVSLESSSNTTSSSYPVPGVARKPGSEKDALPIARRYAQEHYRGELRGSEPHVYPVGDRAELGWIVSWRRHNSDGA; encoded by the coding sequence GTGTTCTCCGCCATATTCAAAAACCAGACCGGCTTCATCGTCACAGCGGCATTAGCCGTCCTTCTTGTCGCCGCCCTGTGCTTCTGGCTCGCGCGCCGGGCCGGCAGACGGCCGTGGTCCCATGCCGCGCTCGGCGCGGCCGTCACGGCGGAAGTCGCTCTCACCCTCTTCCTGCCGAGCGGGGCGGCAGCAGCCGAAGCCAGCCGTGTCTGCGTGATCAACCGCAACTACGCTGAGCCGTTCGCCACCCAGCAAGGACTGCTCAACCTCTTGCTTTTCGCGCCCATCGGCTTCTTCGGACTGATGGCCCTGCGCACGCTCTTTCCGGTCGTCGCGGGAAGCATCCTGCTCTCCCTGTGCACCGAGCTCCTGCAAACCCTGGTCCCCGGCATCAGCCGGGGGTGCGACAGCAGCGACTTGCAGATGAACGCCCTGGGCGGTCTCGTCGGCACGGCATTCGCCTGGGCTGCCTTACGGCTGGCCAAACGACCTGCCATCTCGCCCCGCCGCCACGTCCGGGCCACCGCCCTCACCTCCGCAACCATCCTTGTCGCAGCAGGCATTGCTGCAGCTACCTGGGTCACCCCCGTCGCCGTCGATGCCACCAGCCTCCAATTCACCGGAGACAAGGAAAAGGCAGCAGCTCACCGAGCCATCCGCCAAGCCTTCGGCGACCGTTACAAGATCAGCAACGTACAGCTGCAAGCAGGCGTCGACGACAGTCCCGACATCTTGCTCATCGCCCTCAACGAGGGTTCCGCTGAGCTCACCTGGCCGGACGCCTCACAACTCAACGTCAGCCTCGAAAGCTCCAGCAACACCACCTCGTCCAGCTACCCCGTCCCAGGCGTCGCCCGAAAGCCCGGCAGCGAGAAGGACGCACTTCCCATCGCACGCCGCTACGCCCAGGAGCACTACCGAGGCGAGTTGCGCGGCTCCGAGCCGCATGTATACCCCGTAGGAGACCGGGCCGAGCTCGGGTGGATCGTCAGCTGGCGGCGGCACAACAGTGACGGCGCTTGA